Part of the Mesotoga sp. UBA6090 genome is shown below.
AGCGGGTCTTCCAGCGATCAGCGGCTCTTACATGCGAGATCCCGTACAGGAGCACTATGGGATGACAGTCATTTATGTAGCGAAAAATGGGACAGACATTAGGGGCTGGTCAGTCCCTATTTCCGCTCACTGCGATCAGCAGGTCTTCGTTCTTAAGCGAACGCCAGTATTATTTCATGTGATTCCACTGTGTCATGTCATTCTGACAATCCTCTGGTCAGAATCTAAATCCTTGACGAAAATGGGACACCCATTTTCGCAATCGGGAAGAAGTGCTTGCTCTTGTTTGTATCCGCTGCGGTCATCCCGCAAAGAGATGGATTCTATCTGATTGCGAATTTGCAGGTGTATTAGGCCAGAGATCGGAAGATGCAAAATGGTGTGGGAGTTCTGGATTTCCACTTATTTTGAGAATCTTTTCATGCTATTTCTGCCAGGACCCGAGAGTGATAGAATTGTTTGATTCGGACTATCCGTGGAGGAAATGAATGCTTTCAGAGAGTCTGTTTGAAAAAACTTTTCGGCGCGAGAGGCAGAAGCACAAGCCAGAGTTGTCTTCTCCGATTCTACTTGTGGTTGATCTTCAGAACTACTTCACAGATAGAGGATCGATAGCTTATTTGGAGGGAATCGGAGATGTGCTTGCAAATACGAGCAGACTCATCGAAGGCTTCAGAGGTTCTGGACTTCCGGTTGCTTTGACGGTTCATAAAGGCGGCTCGAAAATGATGCAGCAATGGTGGGGAAACACTGTTGGAGATAGTTGGACGGTTCCACAGTTCAGTAATCTGCCGATCTTCTACAAGGATACTTACGATGCCTTCAACGAGACAGCTCTCGATAGCTTTCTGAAGAGCATGGGTGTTAATCAGCTCGTGATCTGCGGTGCGAGGACACACCTATGTTGTGAGACTACAGCCAGGTCGGCCTTCACGAAGGGTTACTCGACAATGATGGTTGAGGATGCGCTCTTCGACAAAAGCACAGACAGACACGTTTGCTCTCTCAAGAGTCTTGCCAATGGTTTTTCGACGATATCTACAACGGCCGAGGTTATTGGATTGCTTGAAGGATATCGCTCATGATCAAATTGGTCGCGGTTATCGGAGCAGGGCCAGCAGGCGTCGCCGCATCAATAATGTTGAAGCGATACGGAATCGAGGTTATGCTTTTCGAGCGGAGGAGTGTTGGCGGTCTTCTGAATAACGCCTGGCGCGTTGAGAACTTCCCGCCGCTTGAACCTGCTTCAGGAGAGGATCTCTGTCGAAGGCTTAAAGAACGTCTTGGAAGAAATTCGATCGGCATTATCAGTGAAGAAGTAACGGACATTCTCGACAGAACTATCGTCACGAAAAGAGCACATTACGTAGTCGATTATGCAGTTGTGGCAACCGGAACGATGCCTAAAAGACTTGCTTCTCTAGAGATGGATTCGAGAGTCGTTTACGAATACAGAGACATTCCTGACGGAAGAGGAGCGACCGCAATCTATGGCGCAGGAGACATGGCTTATGACGGTGCAATTAGATCAAGGCTTGCTGGAAGAAGGACGCTGCTTTTCGCTAGAGGCGATAAGGTTAGAGCTATAAGACCGCTTAGAGAAACAGCAGAAAAGCTTGGCGTCGAGTTGCACCTTTCAGAGCCTATACAGCATGTCGAATCAGAAGATTCGCGCCTGATGATTACCACCTCAACGGGCGTCTACTCTGTGGAAGCTCTGCTTATCTGTGTGGGGAGGGTAGCCTCGCTTCCCAGAATTGATTCAGACAATTTCGAGGTAGTTGGCGATGCTCGAGGTGATATTTACAGACAGGCTTCCATAGCAATCGGCGAAGGGATTAGAAGCGCTATGAGAATAGCGTCTCAGAGGTGATCAATCTTGAAGATAATTCAAAGTTTCGGAAAAGAAGAGCTGGCTATCGTCCACATAGGAGAGACTTCAAAAGGTTCATGGGTCGAGTTTGTCGAATCTCTTCAGCCCCCACTTCCTCGAGAAGACAAGTGGGTTCTCATTGTCTCGACTATGGATGGATGCCCTGTTAGTTGCGCTTTCTGTGATGCAGGAGGGTCATACAGAAGAAACCTTACATGCGAGGAGATAATTGAACAGATAGATTATATGGTGAGCCGGAGATACGGCGCAAGTATAGCGGTAAGGAAGTTCAAAGTCCAGTTTGCGAGAATAGGCGAGCCTTCGCTCAATCCTTATGTTCTGGAAGCTTTGAAGATGCTTCCGCAACAGTACAATGCTCCTGGGCTTCTGCCTTCAATAAGCTCTATAGCGCCAGCCGGTTCTAAGGGTTTCTTTGAGAAACTATATGATATTAAGGAAAGGCTTTACAGGGGGCGATTCCAGCTTCAGTTCTCTATACATTCTACTGACAAAGCTCAGAGAGACAATCTGATTCCTGTCAAAAAGTGGGGCCTGGAGCAAATAGCTGATTATGGCTCAACATTCTGCGGCAAGGGCGATAGAAAGATCACTCTGAATTTCGCCCTATCGACGGAATCGATAGTCGATCACAATGTACTATCGCAGTTTTTTGACCCTGGCAAGTTTCTGATCAAAATCACACCGGTTAACCCGACTTACCGTTCACTAGAGAAGGAAATGAAATCGGCCGTCGAGGATAATGGCACCTTAACAGCCCATGCGAGCTTAGTCGAGAGGCTGCATGAAAGAGGTTTTGACGTTATAGTGAGTGTAGGTGAGCCGGAAGAGAATAAGATTGGAAGCAACTGCGGGCTCTTCATCCGCAGGCATCTTGACTGTTCCAAAGAAGACCTGGGTATGTATTCATTAGTCAGGTCTAAAACGACCCCCGATAACAGCGATCAAGAGAAGTGAAATCAGAGAGACACTGTGCCGCCTGCGATAGGAAGCCATTGAAAGCTGGTCTGCTGAGGCAGAGCGGCCTGCAAATTACTTGCCTTCTCGTGAGCGCAGCGAACCTCTCGGAATATTCTATATCGATTGATATTAACGAAGGACGGGTCTTCTCAGCGGACAGCGGATCTTAGATGCGAGATCCCGTGTAAAATCACCATGGGATGACCAAATGAGGAGATGTTAACTAACCCATTTTCCTTAAGTATTGCCTTTGAGGACGAATAAGTCAATCTCAACAATGTTTCAGTCTCTCATGATTTTGTCAACAACCAAATGTTCTTGTGGGCCTTGGATTCCATGCTTACCGAGAAGACAAATTTTCTGCGAGTTTTTGCTGATGCTTACCTTGCCAGATGAAACCCAGAAGAACTTCCGGTTCTTAGTGATGACTCTTATCTGATTATCCCTAATCCATCGCTTCATCCATAGGGCCTTTTTGATCACTTCATCGACCTCGGATTCGTTGGCCGGATGAATCTCTATGAATGCTGTTTTCAGAATATCATCAATCTCGATGAAGACCGCGTAGTCCCATCTATTCTCATTGGGATAATCCTCTTGAAGGCATCTATCTATATCAACGCTCTTTGCTTTAGTTCTCGTGTTCTTGAGACTTACTCTGTCGGGTTTTCCAACTGCTTGAAGTCCGTTCTTTATACACGGGCCAAGAGATGAATTCATTATGGGGTGCATTTTATCCATTTTCTACCTCCAAAGCTGTGCTACGATTTCGTTTGTCTTGGAAGTGAATTCTACGAGACCACCCCATTCTGAAACTGACTTCTTGTCGCTCCCGGGATCAAGTGAAGAAATATCTTCAGTCACCACACCGGTTTCGGTTGGTTTGAAATAGTTGACAACGAGTTTCTTGTTCTCAAGATCCTTTATTAGTTTGTTTGTATTTGTCGTAGTTTTCAGTTCGAAAAGGTCGAGGAGAAGCTTCCACTTTTTGTCTCTACTTGCTTCAGGATGTGACACAATCTCGTTTATCGCCCAAACGAGTTCGATTATTCCCGAAGAATGGGTTGAGAGCAAGACTTTGTAATCCCTGCTCAACAGTTCGACTATTGTGAGAAAGACATCCCTGATTGCAAGCGGATGAAGACCCGCTTCCGGCTCTTCTACAATGACCCAGTTCACACCTTGTTTCTTCGAGACTTTTGCCGGGGGCAGCAGCCAGAACAATCCAAGTAATAAGGGAGCAAATTCTCTTTGGCCTGCGGACCAGGTCATGATAGGCATTGATACTCCTGCAACCTCCAGCATGATTCTTTTCCTGAGGCCGATGTCTAGTTTCAATATTCCTTCTCTCATTATGGATTTCTGGAGTGCGTCTCTTATCTCTTTCTTGAAGTATCCACCTCTTGGAAATATCGGGGTACCGCCGCTCCCAAGGCCGGAATCCATTATGCGCCTGATCTTCTCGCTGAAGTCCTTAACAACGAAAGGGTACGTAGGATCGAAAGAGGTGAAAGGAAGGGGCCATCCTGCGGAGATAATCAGGACTCGTTGAGCGGGTATATAGAATACTTTCGCCTCACTGTCAGCTCCACCTGATTTCTTAAAGTGAGTTTCGATCTGGAAGTTCCTCCCGTTAAGTTCAATGCGGCTCTGCGAATTCCATATCGCCTGCATTCCTTCGCCAAAATAGACTGGCAAAAAACTCTCGAGCTCATTCTTCCAATCAAAGCCGAACTTCTTCAATTCTTTGACTATATTGGCGTGATCAACGCAGAACTTGAACAACTGAAGAAAGATGCTCTTCCCCGTCGCTTGCGGTCCGACGAGAATGGTCAAATCACCTGTCGAAACGTCTGCTTTTTTTATCGGTCCAATATTCTCAAGAACGACCCTCACGGTAAGCCCTCCTTTCTTCTTCCGGGGGTGCTTAGTCTAAGCAAAGTAATTATATCAATTTTCGCATGAATTCACGCTTTTCCTGCTAGAACAGAGCTTTTGATACTCTGATGTTTATGTTTTGCTTTGTCGACGTCCTTGCCTGTCCGCCTCTCTTTGGTGACTCCATTTTTAACATTAAAGTAATTTTCACAGCGATCAGCGACCAGCGTTTCCTAGCAAGCGGCACTTTCAGCGTACAGCGGTTCTTATGGATCCTGTCAGTTTCTATTTTCGTCCTTTAGTCGTGTTGGTCAGAACAGGATCAAGCTTCATTTTTCAACAACCGCTGTCGAAATGTTTGTTTGATGTCTCAGAGGAGCCTGTTCGCACTTATAGTGACACATAGTTACGTAAATAAGACATATTGTTTAATATGGTTGCGAGTGTGCCTTTTTCAACATAACGCAACCTGAGGTGGTTGTTGTATAATAGGTTGTTATAGCGTTTGTAGCTAATTTGCCCGCAACCTGGGGAGGCCATATGAGGATCAAATACCTTGAGGAAAGAAAGAAACTTCTGGATTTGAAACAGATCGACATTTCAAACAAAGAGTGGCTCTATATGCTCGGAGAGGAGACGAGGCATTCTCTCGCGATAGAAGGCATATTCAGTTCTGAAGAAGACCTTGATGCGGTTATAGAAAGAAATGCTGCTTCAAGCAGCGTGCAGAGTGAAATCATAAACTACTTCAGGGCAGCTCAGTTTGTCTACGATCTAGCTCTACAATATAGAAATGATTACCTGAAGCCTCATTACATTCACGTAATCAGAACACTCCATAGCCAGATGTTTAGAAACGTGAAGTCGCCTTATCCTACAGGAGAATTCCGTACTAGCGGTGTTGACATCCTGAATGCAAGAATAACCCCTCCTTTTGACCCGAGAGTTTGGATGGATATGTTTGTCCAGTATATAGATTATGCTTTCGAGAAATTCCCGATCTATGGTGCCATAGCCAGAATTCATACTTTGTTCGAGGCTATCCATCCTTTCTGTGATGGAAATGGGAGGGTTGGCAGACTTCTAGTGAATTTCATACTGATCGTGAACGGTTACTGCAATATCTCGATTAAGGGGTTGAAGGAGCAAGATAGAATGGAATACTATGAAGCTCTGGAGATGGCTGATTCAGGGATAGAGAAGATGTTCAATTCGAATGCGGACGAGTCCTTTGACCAAAGGATAGCACTAATCGAAGCCGGTGACTTTTCAGCGCTCGAAGAGCTTATATATTCAGCCCTCTTAGATGCCATGAATAGATGCATTATTATCTCAAGCGACAGTTCTAAACTACTAGACGTCAGGCAGGTAGCAGAACAACTGGGAATCTCTGAAACCGCTGTGAAGAAGAGAATTAAAACAGGTAATCTTATAGCGAGCAAATTTAGAACAGGACGATGGATGGTTTTTCCGCATAACATCAGGTAATGGCGCTCGAAGAGAATCTTGGAGCGTTTCGCATTTGGCAGATTAGTTGTTCTTAATGGTGAAGAGAGGGTGTTCCACAGAGGTGTTAGAGATGTATCCGATTGCTGTATCACTTCTTTTCGGCAAGAGAGTACACGTCCTCGTTGCGTAATACATCAAGAGCATAAGCGATTGCTGCCCTGACCTTATCTTTGTCTAATGAAGGATGCGCTTCAACGATTTCGGAAATCTCCATTCCGGCCGTAAGTTCTGAAAGTATATGCTCGACAGTTATCCTTGTTCCCTTGATTACTGGTTTGCCAAGCATTATTCTTGAATCTGAATGAATGAAGTCTTTGTAATCCATCGTCAACACCTCACGAATATTATAGCACCTTGGACTTGTAGGCTCGGCAAATTGCAGAAGAGCTGTTCTTGGTAAGAACCGGGTCTCGGGTGTTGGGTCTAGGGTCTCGCAAGAGCGTTGGGAACTATTGTTGTAAAGAGCGGTTCATCGTTCGACGCTGCGCGTCCAGGTTCTTGGTTAAGAGCCCGGGAATGGGGTTGTGGGGTCTAGGGTCTCGCAAGAGCAGAAGTGATGCTGCTGCGCAAGAAGCCTCTCAGGTCCACCGTCAACGGTCCACCGTTCGCCGAAAAGAGAGAGAGAGAGGAGTGTGAGAAGATGAGGGAGCGCGAGAAGGACGAGAAGCAAGAGATCCCGTGCAGGAGCGCTACGGGATGACAATCTTAGGTGATTCTGTAGGGGCGAACGGCTGTTCGCCCGAAGACGGGGAAGGCCTCTCACAGGGGCAAAGCAGAAGGCAAAAAGTAATCGGTCTGCTAACGCAGGCCAGTCAGGCTCCGCCTGGCCAGTCAAATTAGACAAGGTTGTCCGTTGGCTGTTCACCGTCCTCTGGGAAGAACGTTTCTTCGTTCCGACACTTCGTTTCCAGGTTCTTCGTTTAGGACCACGAGATGAGGAGAGAGCGAGAGACAGAAGAATGAGATCCCGTACAGGAACACTACGGAATTACAAAGCAAGTGGATTTAGGGGAAGGCTCAACGGGATGCCAACCCCTTCACGTCACTGACAATGCTCCAGGTCAGGATCTCGGCTTTGGTCTTGACGAAGGACGGGTCCGTGATCTGGTACGGACAACGAAGGACGGCTCTTCTCAGCGCGCAGCGGCTCCTAGATGCGAGATCCCGTATAGGGGCACTTCGTTATGACGGTGTTGATTGTTCAGAAATGCGCAGCATGGAAGAAATTGAAAAAAGGCGGGCTGAGAGCCCGCCGAGTTGATTTAATGTTGAGACTTATTTTCCTCTTTCTTATACAGCTTCTACGAAGTCGCTTTCGAACTGGCTGGTGTAAAGATCCGCGTAGAAGCCGCGGCGTGCGAGGAGTTCTTCGTGCTTTCCCTGTTCGACGATGTCGCCTTCGTTCATAACGAGTATGAGATCGGCATCTCTTATCGTTGAAAGTCTGTGGGCTATGATGAAACTGGTCCTGTTTTTCATCAGGTTTTTCATTGCCCACTGGATAAGGGCTTCCGTTCGTGTGTCGACTGAACTGGTTGCTTCGTCGAGTATGAGGACCTTCGGGTCAGCAAGGATTGCCCGGGCTATAGTTATGAGCTGCTTCTGGCCCTGCGAGATGTTCGACTGCTCTTCGTTCAGAACGAGGTTATAGCCGTCAGGAAGGGTGTGGACGAAGGAGTCGACGTGAGCTGCTTTGGCCGCTGCCAGTACTTCTTCATCGGTAGCATTAAGCCTTCCGTATTTTATGTTGTCCCAGATGCTGGCGTTGTAAAGCCATGTATCCTGGAGCACCATTCCGAAGTTTTCTCTCAGCTCGTACCGGGTGTATTCTTTTATGTTATGTCCGTCCAGCAGTATTTCTCCGGAGTTGACATCGTAGAAGCGCATCAGGAGTTTGACGATGGTCGTCTTTCCAGCTCCCGTAGGCCCGACGATGGCTATGTTGTGGCCCCTGTCTACTTCGCAGGAGAAGTCTTTTATGATTATCTTGTCCGGGTCGTAGCCGAATCTGACATTTCTGAACTCGACGTGGCCGTGATGCTCGACTCCTTTGACAGGGGTCGTGGTCTCGGTAATCTCCTCTTCCTCTTCGAGGAATTCGAAGACCCTCTCCGCAGCCGCGGCCGTCTGCTGGAATATATTCATGATGTTGGCTATCTGTGCGATAGGCTGATTGAACAACCTCACATACTGTATGAAGGCCTGGATGTCGCCAACTGTGATCATTTTTCTTACGGCAAACCAGCCGCCCATTATTGTTATGAGGACGTATCCCAGGTTGCCGACGAAGGTCATGATGGGCATCATCATGCCGGAGAGAAACTGTGATTTCCAGGCTGAGTCGTACAATTCGCCGTTGAGTTTGTCGAAGGCTTCTATGCTTTTCGCCTCTCCGTTGAAGGCCTTTACGACGACATGGCCTCCGTACATCTCCTCTATGTGGCCGTTTACCTTCCCGAGATACTCTTGCTGCTTCTTGAAGTATCTCTGGGACATCCTAACCACAAAGGTAATGAGCCCCAAGGAGATAGGTAGTATGAGCAAGGCTATCAGCGTGAGCTGCCAGCTTATCGAGAACATCATTATGGTGACGCCGATAACGGTCGTGACGGACGTTATGATCTGGCTCAGACTCTGGTTTAGCGTTCTGCTTATGGTGTCGACGTCGTTGGTCACTCTTGACAGGATATCTCCCTGGGAGGTCCTGTCAAAGTATTTCAGGGGAAGTCTGTTTATCTTCTGGGAAATTTCCTCTCTGAATTTGTATGTGACCTTCGCCGATATGCCAGACATTATCCATCCCTGGATGTACATGAACAGGGCGCTGAGCACGTACAGTCCGAGTAGAATAAACATTGTTCTGGCGATCGAGTCGAAGTTTATTCCTTCGCCGGTCCCGGTGATTTTGGCCATTATTCCCTCGAATACTTCAGTTGTCACCGTCCCGAGTATCTTCGGCCCTAAGATGGAGAAGACTGCACCGGCCGCGGCAAAACAGAGCACTATGATTATCAGGACCTGATACTTCCTAAGGTATTGAACGAGTTTCTTCAGTGTTCCTCTGAAGTCTTTGGCCTTCTCTCCCGCGCGCATCATGCCGGGGCCCATTCCACCGCCGCGACCTTGACGGCCTCTTCCCTTTTCTCTGTTTTCTCCGCTCATGCTAATTCCGCCTCTGAAAGCTGTGATTGTGCGATTTCTCTGTATATCTGGCAGCTTTTCATCAGTTCGCGGTGCTTGCCGATTCCAACAAGGTTGCCCTCGTCCAGAACAAGTATCTGATCGGCGTTCTTTATTGTCGCAATTCTCTGGCCAACTATTATCATCGTGCTATCCCCCGTTTCCTGTTTCAGTCTTCTTCTCAGCGCCGCGTCTGTCTTGAAGTCCAGGGCTGAGAAGCTGTCGTCGAAGAGGAGTATCTTGGGCCTTTTCAGAAGTGCCCTGGCTATGGAAAGCCTTTGCTTCTGCCCTCCCGATACGTTTGTTCCACCCTGGGAAATGGGCGAATTATACCCTTCTTCCTTCGCGGTTATGAATTCGAGGGCCTGGGCGATCTCGGCAGCCCTTTCGATTTCTTCCTCTGAGGCATTCTCATTGGCGTATTTGAGGTTCGATTCTATGGTTCCGCTAAAGAGGACGCCATTCTGGGGGATGTAGCCTATCTTGTCTCTCAGCTCGTGCTGCCTTACTTTCCGTATGTCTATTCCGTCAACCAGGACCTGGCCGCCACAGACATCGTAGAACCTCGGTATCATGTTCAGCAGCGTCGATTTCCCCGAGCCGGTCGAGCCTATGATCGCCGTCGTCTGTCCCGGGAGGGCCGTGAAGCTAATGTCGTTCAGGATGTTTTCCTCGGCACCGGGGAAGCGATAGCAGACGTTCCTGAATTCGACAGTCCCTTTGAAATCATTGCCGAATTTTTTCGGATTTTTGGGGTCTTTTATCTGGGGGTCGACTTCCAGGATCTCGGAGACTCTGGCTCCCGAAACAGCGGCCCTTGGTAGCATGATGAACGTCATTGTCAACATGAGAAAGGCGAAGATGATCAACATGGCGTACTGGATGTAGGCCATCATATCTCCGACCTGCATGGTTGAGGCCTCTATCTGGTGTGCACCCACCCAGACGATGAGGAGCATGGTTCCGTTCATTACAAACATCATCGCCGGCATCATCACAACCATCACCCGGTTTACGAAGAGGTTCGTTCTCGTAAAGTCTTTGTTTGCCGAGTCGAATCTCTCTTCTTCAAACTTCTGGGTGTTGAATGCCCTGACGACCATGAGGCCGGAGAGGTGTTCTCTTGTAACGAGGTTCAGCCTGTCGATAAGCTTCTGCATCTTCTTGAATTTCGGCAGGGTTATTGCGAAGACGATCCCCACCAGGCCGAGCATTATGATGACGGCAAGGGCGATGATCCAGGACATGGAAGTACTCTTCTCAAGCGCCCTAATGATTCCTCCGACGCCTATGATTGGCGCATAGAATACCATTCTTATTATCAGAACAATTACGAGCTGTATCTGGGTTATATCATTTGTTGTTCTAGTGATGAGCGAAGCCGTCGAGAACCTGGCAAATTCAGAGTTCGAGAAGTTTTCGACCTTTTCGAAAACGTCTCTTCTCATCCTTCTGGCCGAGGCCGCAGCAATCTTTGAGGCGATGAATGCGACCATGATGGTACTCAACGCGCTCAGTAGAGTCACGAGGAGCATTAAAAGACCGGTCCGGAGCACGTAGCCGTTCTGAAGCTTATCGGTGTCCATGCCAAGCTCTTCGTAGATTTCCTTCACAACGAGGGCTCCCGACTGGCTGACGATGTTTTCACCCATGACTTCGACCATACTGTCGACTTGACTGAGCATTTCGAGCCTCTGGGCTTCCGGCATGAGACGCATCAGCAGGAAGACATTTGCCCCTTCGGGGATGTTGAAACCCTCGGGGGGCGAAAAGCTCCCGTTTGACCCGGTCATGCCGTTCTTGACTCCGGAATAGGCCATGAGGGCCTTTCCGAAGATCAGACTGAGGGCCTGCCGGTCTTCAATCTCTCCAGATTTTAGGACGTAGACATCTTTGCTCTCAAGTGCGGGATACTTTTCGAGGTTTTCTTCGTAAGTGGGGGCATCCTTGGTTATGAGATCGTAGTAGCTCAGAACTTCTTGCCTATCTTCTCCACTCATGAACAGCGAGACGTTATCGAAAACCTCTTTGCTAATGGCCTCCGGAATTGCGTCTTCGATACCGCCCTGCTGGATTCCGACGTTTACGATATTCGACATGTAGTCTGGAAGGGCCAGTTCCGCCATGGCCTGAACGAAGAGCAGCGCCACCGCGATAATGATGAAGACAGTGTAGGGTTTGAGGTACCTAATCAGTTTGAGCATCAGCTTCGTCCTCTCTCTCTCTGGCTTCTTGCAATTCTTTAAGTATCTTCTCCAGCTTCTCGAGCCCTCGAATGATGGAATCAAGGTCTTCATCTGTTATCGTTGACAAGGCTTTTCTCATCTTTTGCGCAAAGGCATTGAGATCTTTCTTCACAGGCTGGCGATACTCATCCGCAAGACTTATCATCACGATTCGCCTGTCTTCGTCGCTTCTCTTTCTCTGCACGATCTTCTTTTCGACGAGCCTGTCGATTATCCCCGACACCGTGCTATTTGAAAGATCGAGCTCACTGCTTATATCGCTTACCTTCATATCGCCACATTGGTTCAGTACTCTCATAACAAGGATCTGTGATTGTGTTACGTGCATCTTCTTGAAATCCTTTTCAAAATTCTGCTTCATAAGCGACATTACCTTCTTGATCGCTGTCAGCATCTCTTCTAATTTGGAGCTTTCTTCCAACATAACCACCTTCATCTCTCAATATTAGAACGTTCGCACCCGAATACTTAGACTACGAATAGTTCGTATACGAAATATATTGTACAGCAAATAGCTGGAACTGTCTATGATGAAAAACAGGACTCCCGATCTTTGTGGACTCGCCAAAGTGCGACTCGGGTGTTGGACCTAGGGATGGCAAGAGCAGAAGTGATGATGCTGCGCAGGAAGCCTCTCAGGTCAACCGTCATGGGTCCACCGTCCTCCGAAAAGAACGGTTCTTCGTTCCGACGCTATGCGTCCAGGTTATTCGTTCTTGGTTAAGGAGCGCGAGAGAATAAGAGAGAAGGAGAGACTGAAGAGATGAGATCCCGTGCAGAACCCCCAAACAGGAGCACTTTGGGGCAGGCTCAACGGGATGACAGACCCTTCACGTCATCCTGGCAATGCTCCTGGTCAGGATCTGGGCTTTGGCGCCAAGATCCGCTCTTCGCTGTACGCTGATCGCTTGGAAGAGCAAGGACATTAAGAATAAAGTCAACCGTCATGGGTCCACCGTCCTCCGAGAAGAAAGCGTATGAGCCGGGTCTAGGGTTGTGGGGTCTAGGGTCTGGCAAGAGCCTTAGGAACTGTTCTTCGAAAGAGCAATTCTTCGTTCCGACACTGCGCGTCCAGGTTCTTCGTTAAGGACCACGAGATGATGAGAGGACTAGACGGACGAGATGCGATCCCGTACAGGAACACTACGGGATGACAGACCCTTCACGTCATCTGACAATGCTCCTGGTCAGGATCTGGGCTTTGGTCTTGACGAAGGACGGGTCCATGATCTTGGACGGACAACGAAGGACGGTTTTTCACAGCGATCAGCGGTTCTTCCAGTTCACAATGACCCTTTGGCGAGCAATCAAACACAGAGGGAATTTGGGATAGTTGTCTCATGAGGTGAGTTAAATGATCATTATCCACGGTCTGTGAACCCGGAAGCTTTCGAGCCTGACTTTAACCTTCGGGAAGTCTTCTCCGAGTGTTACAAACTCGGCCGTACCGTCAGGATTAAGAAGTACGGTGTCTTCACTGAACAATCCGCCTATGCGGGGACCTATGGCATAACTGGCTGGTGACTTCATCGCTATTTGTGAGTCGGGCGAAAAGAGAAACTTGTTCTGAGTATACCCGATACTTCCCCCAGGGCTGAAGCGTGTTATCTCATCTACCGCATTAAGAGCAATATATGCGTTTCTAATCTCTTCGTATACTTCGCCCATGCTCTTTGCTCTCATGATCGCTATGGCTGCTTTCGCGGCGATACCCGATGCTCTCTCATGCTTCTCCTCAATTTCGTGTGGCACAGCACCAAAGTGGAAGTATCTGCTGAAAGAGACCGTCAGTCCTTGCTTCTTGATTGTCGCTCTGAGCATAAGGTACTTGCTGACTTTCTTAGCAGTCGAGACCGGGTATGGAGACTTTGAGATCCTCTCGTCGGAAGACACGCAGAGAGTCGGGATTTCCAGACCCGACTCAATGAAGATTGCTCTAAGAACCTTCTCGATCTCAATCTCGGTCATTCCAGGTTGAAGCTCTGGAGCAAACTCACAGAGTATGTTCTCGGAGAGTTTACCCAAGACCCTGAGACGCAGGATTTCTCTGTCAGTGAGCAGCTGGGTTTTTTCATAAAAGCTCTCGTCAAGTGGAACATAGTTGGAACAAGAAAATGACACATCGCTGTCAACTGC
Proteins encoded:
- a CDS encoding ABC transporter ATP-binding protein, translating into MSGENREKGRGRQGRGGGMGPGMMRAGEKAKDFRGTLKKLVQYLRKYQVLIIIVLCFAAAGAVFSILGPKILGTVTTEVFEGIMAKITGTGEGINFDSIARTMFILLGLYVLSALFMYIQGWIMSGISAKVTYKFREEISQKINRLPLKYFDRTSQGDILSRVTNDVDTISRTLNQSLSQIITSVTTVIGVTIMMFSISWQLTLIALLILPISLGLITFVVRMSQRYFKKQQEYLGKVNGHIEEMYGGHVVVKAFNGEAKSIEAFDKLNGELYDSAWKSQFLSGMMMPIMTFVGNLGYVLITIMGGWFAVRKMITVGDIQAFIQYVRLFNQPIAQIANIMNIFQQTAAAAERVFEFLEEEEEITETTTPVKGVEHHGHVEFRNVRFGYDPDKIIIKDFSCEVDRGHNIAIVGPTGAGKTTIVKLLMRFYDVNSGEILLDGHNIKEYTRYELRENFGMVLQDTWLYNASIWDNIKYGRLNATDEEVLAAAKAAHVDSFVHTLPDGYNLVLNEEQSNISQGQKQLITIARAILADPKVLILDEATSSVDTRTEALIQWAMKNLMKNRTSFIIAHRLSTIRDADLILVMNEGDIVEQGKHEELLARRGFYADLYTSQFESDFVEAV
- a CDS encoding ABC transporter ATP-binding protein gives rise to the protein MLKLIRYLKPYTVFIIIAVALLFVQAMAELALPDYMSNIVNVGIQQGGIEDAIPEAISKEVFDNVSLFMSGEDRQEVLSYYDLITKDAPTYEENLEKYPALESKDVYVLKSGEIEDRQALSLIFGKALMAYSGVKNGMTGSNGSFSPPEGFNIPEGANVFLLMRLMPEAQRLEMLSQVDSMVEVMGENIVSQSGALVVKEIYEELGMDTDKLQNGYVLRTGLLMLLVTLLSALSTIMVAFIASKIAAASARRMRRDVFEKVENFSNSEFARFSTASLITRTTNDITQIQLVIVLIIRMVFYAPIIGVGGIIRALEKSTSMSWIIALAVIIMLGLVGIVFAITLPKFKKMQKLIDRLNLVTREHLSGLMVVRAFNTQKFEEERFDSANKDFTRTNLFVNRVMVVMMPAMMFVMNGTMLLIVWVGAHQIEASTMQVGDMMAYIQYAMLIIFAFLMLTMTFIMLPRAAVSGARVSEILEVDPQIKDPKNPKKFGNDFKGTVEFRNVCYRFPGAEENILNDISFTALPGQTTAIIGSTGSGKSTLLNMIPRFYDVCGGQVLVDGIDIRKVRQHELRDKIGYIPQNGVLFSGTIESNLKYANENASEEEIERAAEIAQALEFITAKEEGYNSPISQGGTNVSGGQKQRLSIARALLKRPKILLFDDSFSALDFKTDAALRRRLKQETGDSTMIIVGQRIATIKNADQILVLDEGNLVGIGKHRELMKSCQIYREIAQSQLSEAELA
- a CDS encoding MarR family winged helix-turn-helix transcriptional regulator, which gives rise to MEESSKLEEMLTAIKKVMSLMKQNFEKDFKKMHVTQSQILVMRVLNQCGDMKVSDISSELDLSNSTVSGIIDRLVEKKIVQRKRSDEDRRIVMISLADEYRQPVKKDLNAFAQKMRKALSTITDEDLDSIIRGLEKLEKILKELQEAREREDEADAQTD
- a CDS encoding M24 family metallopeptidase, which produces MKRHEIVKEYITEASVEAIMLTRNSNIQWFFEGEVDPRIDTSSEFGGFWLLITHSMVIALCPDYDSERVKDEVLPRDVEILSFSGLLSMIDSASRLCSKFKKIAVDSDVSFSCSNYVPLDESFYEKTQLLTDREILRLRVLGKLSENILCEFAPELQPGMTEIEIEKVLRAIFIESGLEIPTLCVSSDERISKSPYPVSTAKKVSKYLMLRATIKKQGLTVSFSRYFHFGAVPHEIEEKHERASGIAAKAAIAIMRAKSMGEVYEEIRNAYIALNAVDEITRFSPGGSIGYTQNKFLFSPDSQIAMKSPASYAIGPRIGGLFSEDTVLLNPDGTAEFVTLGEDFPKVKVRLESFRVHRPWIMII